From Pelosinus fermentans DSM 17108, the proteins below share one genomic window:
- the infB gene encoding translation initiation factor IF-2, with amino-acid sequence MSKYRIYELAKDFNTTSKVIIDILNRNNMEAKNHMSSVDEDAKNVITRTFAHKITSTPTAGTSTIENKPRTQEQPTQTTRSAGNDGRPQALSNSGEQRPSSNPQPQRPWQSQSNQNRPQQNQQRPPQTPFQGQRPQQNTQNQQRPPQAPFQGQRPQQNTQNQQRPPQAPFQGQRPQQNTQNQQRPPQQNFQPRNAGTQQPPVQSRPAAPPNKFQSNNNRPTNNNNAQRNQGGGNFNRRPQANRGFQSRGAAPAVKIEPPKPKSVKLGESITVKELSSKLCRDVGEVIKKLMMLGVMATINQDLDFETASLLATEFGVEVLELPPEEDPTEIAEIEDDPSSLVLRPPVVTVMGHVDHGKTSLLDSIRQTHVTSQEAGGITQHIGAYKVTCQGKKIVFLDTPGHEAFTAMRARGAQVTDIAILVVAADDGVMPQTIEAINHAKSANVPIIVAINKMDRPGANPDRIKQQLSDYGLVAEDWGGEAIMVPVSAQKKTGINELLEMILLVAEMQEIKANPNRQAYGTIIEAKLDKGRGPVATVLVQKGTLHIGDTIIAGIAYGKVRAMVNDRGEKVKKAEPSTPVEVLGLADVPQAGDVLVAVDEKIARAVAEKRIAKRRTDELMQSQKVSLDDLFKQIQDGNIQDLNIVIKADVQGSVEALRQSLLALNANNKEVRVNIVHAGVGAINESDVMLASAANALIIGFNVRPDGNARKAGESEKIDIRLYRVIYEALHDVEAAMTGMLAPEYKEVLQGRVEIRQLFTISKVVIAGAYVLEGKILNSSQVRVIRNGIVIHEGELESLRRFKDDVKEVAAGYECGITIDKFRDIKEGDIIEAFTMEEIKPKG; translated from the coding sequence ATGTCCAAATATAGAATATATGAATTAGCCAAAGATTTTAATACAACAAGTAAAGTTATTATTGATATTTTAAACCGTAACAATATGGAAGCAAAAAATCATATGAGTAGTGTGGACGAAGATGCCAAGAATGTTATTACCCGGACCTTTGCGCATAAAATAACTTCCACACCTACAGCAGGAACCTCAACTATTGAAAATAAACCAAGAACTCAAGAACAGCCAACGCAAACAACACGTTCTGCTGGAAATGATGGCAGGCCACAAGCGCTAAGTAATAGTGGTGAACAGCGTCCTTCTTCTAATCCGCAACCACAACGTCCTTGGCAAAGTCAATCTAACCAAAACAGACCGCAACAAAATCAGCAACGTCCGCCACAAACACCTTTCCAAGGACAACGCCCACAGCAAAATACCCAGAATCAACAACGTCCGCCGCAAGCACCTTTCCAAGGACAACGTCCACAGCAAAATACCCAGAATCAACAACGTCCGCCACAAGCACCTTTCCAAGGACAACGTCCACAGCAAAATACCCAAAATCAACAACGTCCACCACAACAAAATTTTCAACCAAGGAATGCAGGAACCCAGCAACCTCCTGTACAATCTAGGCCTGCTGCTCCTCCTAATAAGTTCCAATCAAATAACAACCGCCCTACTAACAATAATAACGCTCAACGAAACCAAGGGGGAGGTAATTTCAATAGACGGCCGCAAGCAAATCGTGGTTTCCAATCCCGTGGTGCTGCACCAGCGGTTAAAATTGAACCACCAAAACCTAAAAGCGTTAAATTAGGTGAATCTATCACAGTCAAAGAACTATCGAGCAAATTGTGCCGTGATGTTGGTGAAGTAATCAAAAAGCTTATGATGCTTGGTGTTATGGCTACGATAAATCAAGATCTTGATTTTGAAACGGCTTCATTGTTAGCAACAGAATTTGGAGTTGAAGTATTAGAATTACCACCTGAAGAAGACCCCACTGAAATTGCGGAAATTGAAGATGATCCTTCCAGCCTTGTTCTTAGACCACCAGTTGTTACCGTTATGGGACATGTCGATCATGGTAAAACCTCTTTATTAGATTCTATCAGGCAAACACATGTAACTTCTCAAGAAGCTGGTGGAATTACACAACATATTGGTGCATATAAAGTAACTTGCCAAGGTAAAAAAATTGTTTTTCTCGATACTCCTGGACATGAGGCTTTCACTGCTATGCGAGCTCGTGGAGCACAGGTAACAGATATTGCAATTTTAGTAGTAGCAGCAGATGATGGCGTTATGCCACAAACGATTGAAGCTATCAATCATGCTAAGTCTGCTAATGTTCCTATCATCGTAGCAATTAATAAAATGGATCGTCCTGGTGCGAACCCTGATCGAATCAAACAACAGCTATCTGATTACGGTCTTGTTGCTGAGGACTGGGGTGGCGAAGCCATCATGGTACCTGTCTCTGCACAGAAAAAAACCGGTATAAATGAGCTTTTGGAAATGATCTTATTAGTAGCGGAGATGCAAGAAATTAAAGCAAATCCGAATCGTCAGGCTTATGGTACAATTATTGAAGCAAAGCTTGATAAAGGACGCGGTCCAGTCGCTACTGTATTAGTGCAAAAAGGAACTCTGCATATCGGTGACACTATTATTGCTGGAATTGCCTATGGTAAAGTTCGAGCCATGGTAAATGATCGTGGTGAGAAAGTGAAAAAAGCTGAACCTTCTACTCCTGTAGAGGTACTTGGGTTGGCTGATGTACCACAAGCAGGTGATGTTCTGGTTGCAGTCGATGAAAAAATAGCAAGAGCGGTAGCTGAAAAACGTATTGCTAAAAGGCGTACAGATGAATTAATGCAGTCACAAAAGGTTTCACTAGATGATTTATTTAAACAGATTCAAGATGGAAATATCCAAGATCTTAATATTGTTATTAAAGCCGATGTTCAGGGCTCTGTTGAAGCATTACGTCAGTCATTACTAGCCTTAAATGCTAATAACAAAGAAGTACGAGTGAACATTGTGCATGCTGGAGTAGGTGCTATTAATGAATCTGACGTCATGTTAGCTTCTGCTGCTAATGCGTTAATTATCGGATTTAACGTCCGCCCAGATGGTAATGCCCGCAAAGCTGGCGAATCTGAAAAGATAGACATTCGATTATATCGCGTTATTTATGAAGCATTGCATGACGTAGAAGCTGCTATGACAGGTATGCTGGCTCCAGAATACAAAGAAGTACTTCAAGGTCGCGTAGAAATACGTCAGTTGTTTACAATATCAAAGGTTGTTATTGCTGGTGCTTATGTATTAGAAGGAAAAATACTCAATTCGTCTCAAGTACGTGTAATCCGTAATGGCATTGTGATTCATGAAGGTGAATTAGAATCCTTGCGACGCTTCAAAGATGATGTAAAAGAAGTAGCTGCAGGTTATGAATGTGGTATTACAATTGATAAATTCCGTGATATTAAAGAAGGCGATATCATTGAAGCTTTCACTATGGAAGAAATAAAACCTAAAGGTTAA
- a CDS encoding L7Ae/L30e/S12e/Gadd45 family ribosomal protein, whose protein sequence is MTKEEKVISLLGLAQKAGEISSGELSVEKAVKSGKAKLLIVAIDCSDATKKSYNDMAAYYKVDLYEIFSKEQLGQCIGKVYRAALAITDTGFTNAVKKLLNS, encoded by the coding sequence ATGACCAAAGAAGAAAAGGTAATTTCATTACTCGGTTTAGCACAAAAAGCAGGGGAAATTTCATCAGGAGAATTATCTGTTGAAAAGGCAGTAAAATCGGGTAAAGCTAAACTTCTTATCGTTGCCATAGACTGCTCGGATGCTACAAAAAAAAGTTATAATGATATGGCTGCCTATTACAAAGTTGATCTTTATGAAATATTTTCAAAAGAGCAATTAGGACAATGTATCGGAAAAGTATATCGTGCTGCATTAGCAATAACAGATACTGGATTTACAAATGCAGTTAAGAAATTACTCAATAGTTAA
- the rnpM gene encoding RNase P modulator RnpM: MVIQKKTPQRMCVGCQEMKNKKELLRIVRTPDDDVILDPTGKKSGRGAYLCCNEQCLAKAFKEKRLERALKRVINPEIYEQLRSGIIT; this comes from the coding sequence ATGGTTATACAGAAAAAAACTCCTCAACGTATGTGTGTTGGTTGTCAAGAAATGAAAAATAAAAAAGAGTTATTGCGAATTGTCCGCACTCCTGACGATGATGTTATTTTAGATCCAACCGGTAAAAAATCAGGAAGAGGTGCATATCTTTGCTGCAATGAACAATGCTTGGCTAAAGCATTTAAAGAAAAAAGATTAGAACGAGCATTAAAAAGAGTAATTAATCCTGAAATATATGAACAATTACGATCTGGGATTATAACATGA
- the nusA gene encoding transcription termination factor NusA: protein MNAEFMQAFEQLGKEKGIAPEVLFEAIEAALISAYKRNFSSAQNVRVSLERTTGEIHVYARKAVVEAVTDSRLEIDLTEARLLDIRYDLEDIVEVEVTPKNFGRIAAQTAKQVVVQRIREAERGIIYDEFSNRESDILTGIVQRIEQKNVFIDLGKAEAILAPSEQIAGEVYKHGDRLKTYIIEVKKTTKGPQILVSRTHPGLLKRLFELEVPEIHDGIVEIKSVAREPGLRSKFAVYSRDENVDPVGACVGHKGMRVQSIVNELKGEKVDIVKWNTDPAKYIANALSPAKVVSVEINEVEKISRVVVPDYQLSLAIGKEGQNARLAAKLTGWKIDIKSESQVGS from the coding sequence GTGAACGCAGAATTTATGCAGGCTTTTGAACAATTAGGCAAGGAAAAGGGGATTGCCCCTGAAGTCTTGTTTGAGGCAATAGAAGCAGCACTTATCTCAGCTTACAAAAGAAACTTTAGCTCAGCTCAAAATGTACGGGTATCATTAGAGCGCACAACAGGTGAAATTCATGTTTACGCCCGTAAAGCAGTTGTTGAGGCAGTAACCGATTCACGTCTGGAAATCGATCTCACTGAGGCAAGATTATTAGATATACGCTATGATTTAGAAGATATTGTCGAGGTCGAAGTTACACCGAAAAACTTTGGCCGAATTGCAGCTCAAACAGCCAAGCAGGTAGTAGTACAACGTATTCGGGAAGCGGAACGTGGTATTATTTATGATGAATTTTCAAATAGAGAAAGCGATATTCTAACCGGTATTGTTCAACGTATTGAACAAAAAAATGTTTTTATTGATCTTGGTAAAGCAGAAGCCATTTTAGCTCCTTCTGAACAAATTGCCGGGGAAGTCTATAAACATGGTGATCGATTAAAAACGTACATAATTGAAGTGAAGAAAACAACGAAAGGACCTCAAATATTAGTATCACGAACACATCCAGGATTATTAAAACGATTATTTGAATTAGAGGTTCCAGAAATTCATGATGGAATTGTTGAAATTAAGTCTGTGGCTAGAGAACCAGGCTTACGTTCGAAATTCGCAGTATATTCACGTGATGAAAATGTTGATCCGGTAGGCGCCTGTGTTGGTCATAAAGGCATGCGTGTACAATCAATCGTTAATGAACTGAAAGGTGAAAAGGTTGATATTGTAAAATGGAATACTGACCCTGCTAAATATATCGCTAATGCATTAAGTCCAGCTAAGGTAGTCAGTGTAGAAATTAATGAAGTTGAGAAAATATCGAGAGTGGTAGTGCCTGATTATCAATTATCGTTAGCAATTGGTAAAGAAGGGCAAAATGCTCGTCTAGCTGCCAAACTTACTGGTTGGAAAATTGATATTAAAAGCGAATCTCAAGTTGGTTCTTAG